Proteins from a genomic interval of Quercus lobata isolate SW786 chromosome 11, ValleyOak3.0 Primary Assembly, whole genome shotgun sequence:
- the LOC115967519 gene encoding auxin response factor 19-like, translating into MKTPANGAGAASATSASNSCEGGEKKSINPELWQACAGPLVNLPPAGTHVVYFPQGHSEQVAASMKKDVDAQIPNYPNLPSKLLCLLHNVTLHADPETDEVYAQMTLQPVPSFDKESLLRSDLALKINKPQPDFFCKTLTASDTSTHGGFSVPRRAAEKIFPSLDFSMQPPAQELIARDLHDNVWTFRHIYRGQPKRHLLTTGWSLFVSGKRLFAGDSVLFIRDEKQQLLLGIRRANRQPTNLSSSVLSSDSMHIGILAAAAHAAANNSPFTVFYNPRASPSEFVIPLAKYYKAVYSNQISLGMRFRMMFETEESGTRRYMGTITGISDLDPVRWKNSQWRNLQVGWDESTAGERRNRVSIWEIEPVTAPFFICPPPYFRSKRPRQPGMPDDESSDLDNLFRRTMPWIGDDIGMRDPQALPGLSLVQWMNMQQNPSLANTIQPNYMHSMSGSVLQNLSGTDLSRQLGLSAPQIPQTNNMQFNCQRLPQQAQQPDHLPKLPSTLNPLGSVIQSQQQLGDITQQSRQNVVNQTLPSSQVQAQMLQPQSLVQTNNILQQQPSRSVNQNLQPQQQQQHQQQSMGQNQQQNLIQPQLPDQVNQQLQMSENQIQIQLFQKLQQQQQQQQQQQSLLAQQSALQQPAQFTQLQDPQRQLLDMSQNFSRPLTPTQILEVPQATSTSLPQSIPHQMTRNNSHTNIRFSHPPQQPKLQHQQSGVLPEISGHMGLPLPPTTNQLSTAGSSIVTGTAGAGQSAITDDLPSCSTSPSTNNCPNVVQPVMNGMPHRSTAMGEDMAHSAATILCPSALETISSNANLVKDLQQKSDVKPSLNISKNQNQGFFAPQTYLNGAAAQTDYLDTSSSTTSVCLSQNDVHLQQNNNPVSFNPQSLLFRDTSQDGEVQADPRNSVPYGNNIESQLGIPMNPDPLLAKGMTGLGKDIHNNFSSGGIITNYENSKDAQQELSSSMVSQSFGVPDMTFNSIDSTINDSSFLNRGPWPPPPQFQRMRTYTKVYKRGAVGRSIDISRYSGYDELKHGLARMFGIEGQLEDRQRVGWKLVYVDHESDVLLVGDDPWEEFVNCVRCIKILSPQEVQQMSLDGDFGSGVLPNQACSSSDGGNA; encoded by the exons ATGAAGACGCCGGCGAATGGTGCCGGAGCTGCCTCCGCCACGTCAGCATCCAATTCCTGCGAAg GAGGAGAGAAGAAGAGCATAAACCCAGAGCTATGGCAGGCATGCGCAGGGCCGCTGGTGAACCTACCGCCGGCTGGGACCCACGTCGTCTACTTCCCTCAAGGCCACAGTGAACAG GTGGCAGCTTCTATGAAGAAGGATGTGGATGCACAAATCCCAAACTACCCAAATCTTCCCTCAAAGCTACTATGTCTCCTTCACAATGTTACTCTGCAT GCGGATCCAGAAACAGATGAAGTTTATGCTCAGATGACACTTCAGCCGGTTCCTTCT TTTGACAAGGAGTCATTGTTGAGATCTGATCTTGCACTCAAGATAAATAAACCGCAACCAGATTTTTTCTGCAAAACATTGACAGCAAGTGATACAAGCACTCATGGAGGGTTCTCCGTGCCACGCCGTGCAGCAGAGAAAATTTTCCCTTCTCTT GATTTCTCCATGCAACCACCTGCTCAAGAACTTATTGCTAGGGATTTGCATGATAATGTATGGACCTTCCGCCATATCTATCGTG GACAACCAAAACGTCATTTGCTTACGACTGGATGGAGCCTATTTGTTAGTGGAAAGAGGCTTTTTGCTGGTGACTCTGTTTTATTCATTAG GGATGAAAAGCAGCAGCTTCTATTGGGCATTAGACGGGCTAACAGGCAACCCACCAATCTATCATCATCAGTATTGTCAAGTGATAGTATGCATATAGGGATTCTTGCAGCAGCAGCTCATGCTGCAGCAAACAATAGCCCCTTCACTGTGTTTTATAATCCCAG GGCAAGTCCTTCAGAGTTTGTTATCCCATTAGCCAAGTACTACAAGGCTGTCTATAGCAACCAAATATCACTTGGCATGCGCTTTCGAATGATGTTTGAAACAGAAGAGTCAGGAACAAGAAG GTATATGGGTACAATTACAGGTATCAGTGATCTTGATCCTGTTAGATGGAAGAACTCACAGTGGCGTAATTTGCAG GTTGGTTGGGATGAGTCGACAGCTGGGGAAAGGCGTAACCGGGTGTCAATCTGGGAAATTGAACCAGTGACTGCTCCATTTTTTATCTGTCCCCCTCCATACTTCAGATCAAAGCGTCCAAGGCAACCAGGAATGCCAG ATGATGAATCATCAGATTTAGACAATTTATTCAGGAGGACAATGCCTTGGATTGGTGATGATATCGGCATGAGAGATCCTCAGGCTCTGCCTGGTTTAAGTTTAGTCCAGTGGATGAACATGCAGCAAAACCCTTCCCTGGCTAACACGATACAGCCAAATTACATGCATTCCATGTCTGGATCTGTTTTGCAAAACCTTTCTGGCACAGATCTTTCTCGTCAATTAGGCTTGTCTGCACCACAAATACCTCAGACAAACAACATGCAGTTCAATTGCCAGAGGCTACCTCAGCAAGCACAACAGCCTGACCATCTCCCAAAGCTACCGTCCACATTGAATCCATTAGGATCTGTTATTCAATCACAGCAACAGTTAGGTGATATTACTCAACAATCTAGGCAAAATGTGGTAAATCAAACTCTACCTTCAAGTCAAGTTCAAGCCCAAATGCTGCAGCCTCAGTCACTAGTCCAAACTAATAATATCCTTCAGCAGCAGCCATCTAGAAGTGTTAATCAGAACCTGCAGccgcagcagcagcagcagcatcaACAACAAAGTATGGGTCAGAATCAGCAGCAAAACCTTATTCAACCACAGCTGCCTGACCAAGTAAACCAACAGTTGCAAATGTCTGAAAATCAGATTCAAATTCAACTATTTCAGAAGCTtcaacagcagcagcagcagcagcagcagcagcaatcACTTCTAGCACAGCAGTCAGCTCTGCAACAGCCTGCTCAATTTACACAACTCCAAGATCCACAGAGGCAGCTGTTAGATATGTCGCAGAACTTCTCTAGGCCTCTGACACCCACCCAAATTCTAGAGGTCCCTCAAGCAACCTCAACATCACTCCCTCAGTCAATCCCACATCAGATGACAAGGAATAACAGCCACACAAATATTCGGTTCTCTCATCCACCGCAGCAGCCAAAGCTTCAACATCAGCAATCTGGTGTACTGCCTGAAATATCTGGTCACATGGGACTTCCCCTACCCCCAACAACTAATCAGCTATCTACAGCTGGTAGCAGCATAGTAACAGGAACTGCTGGAGCTGGGCAGTCTGCAATTACTGATGATCTTCCATCTTGTTCCACTTCACCTTCCACAAACAACTGCCCAAATGTGGTTCAGCCAGTGATGAATGGCATGCCCCATCGAAGTACAGCTATGGGGGAGGACATGGCTCATTCTGCTGCCACAATATTGTGTCCAAGTGCCTTGGAAACCATTTCATCTAATGCTAACTTGGTTAAAGATTTGCAGCAAAAGTCTGATGTGAAGCCTTCATTGAACATCTCTAAGAATCAAAATCAAGGATTTTTTGCTCCACAAACATACCTGAATGGTGCTGCTGCCCAGACAGATTACTTGGACACATCATCTTCAACAACTTCAGTTTGCCTTTCACAGAATGATGTCCATTTACAGCAGAATAACAACCCAGTGTCCTTCAATCCACAATCATTGTTGTTCAGAGACACCAGTCAGGATGGGGAAGTTCAGGCAGATCCTAGGAATAGTGTTCCCTATGGGAATAACATTGAAAGTCAGCTAGGGATTCCCATGAATCCTGATCCGTTGTTAGCAAAGGGCATGACAGGGTTAGGGAAAGATATCCACAATAATTTCTCTTCAGGAGGCATAATTACAAACTATGAAAACTCAAAAGATGCTCAACAGGAACTTTCATCCTCAATGGTTTCCCAGTCTTTTGGAGTTCCCGATATGAcatttaactcaattgattCCACAATAAATGATAGCAGCTTCTTGAACAGAGGTCCTTGGCCCCCCCCACCACAGTTTCAGCGAATGAGGACATATACCAAG GTTTACAAACGTGGAGCCGTGGGGAGATCCATTGATATCTCGCGATATTCAGGTTATGATGAGCTTAAACATGGTCTGGCTCGAATGTTCGGCATAGAGGGACAGTTGGAAGATAGACAAAGAGTAGGTTGGAAACTTGTCTATGTAGATCATGAAAGTGATGTTCTCCTAGTGGGAGATGACCCTTGGGA AGAGTTTGTGAACTGTGTCCGCTGCATCAAGATCCTGTCTCCACAAGAAGTCCAGCAAATGAGCTTGGATGGAGATTTTGGAAGTGGCGTCCTTCCAAACCAAGCCTGCAGCAGCTCAGATGGGGGAAATGCTTAA